The following proteins are co-located in the Enoplosus armatus isolate fEnoArm2 chromosome 10, fEnoArm2.hap1, whole genome shotgun sequence genome:
- the dnd1 gene encoding dead end protein 1: protein MESKQSQVLNLERVRELETWLKTTDTKLTQVNGQRKYGGPPEAWDGPTPGARCEVFISQIPRDAYEDLLIPLFGSVGPLWEFRLMMNFSGQNRGFAYAKYGSPAVATDAIRLLHGHVLEPGFRLSVRRSTEKRHLCMGDLPAATRQEDLLQVLRVLTEGVERVSLKAGPGIEGVSAIVAFSSHHAASMAKKVLVEAFKKQFALSISIKWQSTVKPSPDEPLPPQKPSKGLLPSPLKPPRHILNSPQPPVPPPRLAPPPSMPPGFCRAVGGPTAPQHPPPPGSSSSPPGHLVSTASPVALLRKLCEATGLGQPLYDMYYSHAGPDGFLYFTYKVCIPGITATFKGLVMILPGPTATTMLEEARRAVAQQVLQRVCNNQLAH from the exons ATGGAGAGCAAGCAAAGCCag GTGCTGAACCTTGAGCGGGTGCGGGAGCTGGAAACCTGGCTGAAAACAACCGACACGAAGCTGACCCAAGTGAATGGCCAGAGGAAGTACGGCGGACCACCTGAGG CGTGGGATGGCCCCACCCCAGGAGCCCGCTGCGAGGTCTTCATCAGCCAGATCCCGCGGGACGCCTACGAGGACCTGCTGATCCCCCTGTTCGGCTCCGTGGGGCCCCTCTGGGAGTTCCGGCTCATGATGAACTTCAGCGGCCAGAACCGCGGCTTCGCCTACGCCAAGTACGGCTCGCCGGCCGTAGCCACGGACGCCATCCGCCTGCTGCACGGCCACGTGCTGGAACCCGGCTTCCGCCTCAGTGTCCGCCGCAGCACAGAGAAGAGACACCTCTGTATGGGAGACCTGCCCGCCGCCACCAGACAAGAGGACCTTCTGCAG GTGCTGCGTGTACTAACGGAGGGGGTGGAGCGAGTGTCTCTGAAGGCCGGGCCCGGTATAGAGGGGGTGTCTGCTATAGTGGCCTTCTCGTCCCACCACGCGGCTTCTATGGCCAAGAAGGTGCTGGTGGAAG CATTCAAGAAGCAGTTTGCTTTGAGCATCTCGATCAAGTGGCAGTCAACAGTGAAGCCGAGCCCGGACGAGCCACTACCTCCGCAGAAACCTTCAAAGGGCCTCCTGCCGTCGCCCCTGAAGCCGCCGCGCCACATCCTGAACTCTCCGCAGCCCCCTGTCCCGCCTCCTCGCCTGGCCCCCCCGCCATCCATGCCTCCGGGTTTCTGCAGAGCAGTGGGAGGACCCACTGCCCCCCAGCACCCTCCCCCTCCcggctcctcctcttccccccccGGGCATCTAGTGTCCACAGCATCCCCTGTGGCGCTCCTGCGTAAGCTGTGTGAGGCGACTGGGCTCGGCCAGCCACTCTATGATATGTACTACAGCCACGCCGGGCCTGATGGATTCCTCTACTTTACCTATAAGGTGTGTATCCCCGGGATAACCGCCACCTTCAAAGGGCTTGTTATGATCTTGCCGGGACCCACCGCCACCACCATGCTGGAGGAGGCTCGGCGGGCTGTAGCCCAGCAGGTCCTACAGAGGGTATGCAATAACCAGCTCGCCCACTGA